TTACTTAAACAACTGTTAACCGTTCCTAAATCAGTATTAATCTAGAGATTTGTCTTCAAACCAAATTTCCTAGCTCTATGGGAATTAgggcattcatatttaaatataatcaacatTGCCATCTAGTGGCTATACCGGCCATATGCGAGATAGACATGCCCTCACATGCCCCCTCCACAAATATGTTGTCTAGTTTGCCACTAGTTTCCACCTGACAGAAACATTATCTAAACGCTACAGACAAGTTAAACTAAGTCTCTATCATCTAATCAGTATAATGGTTAAGGACTACACAAAGTCTACATAAAGAGAACTAAACCTCAGATTTAAGTGGTTACATCTGTGATAAAACACACTGCAACACATATACCACAAACCAGATGATGAGCGTCATATTgggatttattttttgtctctaGGGCTTCTATACCTCATTATTTTCCTTGTTATAATTACCTCATAATTTGTATCGCACATTTATGCTTTATCCTTTGCAACACACAATGATGGAGGGACAATAAGGAACAGAAACTTAAGGCTTAATCCGCTAACCCCAAAACAAGCTATAAATCCTctctaatgtaaaaaaaagtggttttatttatatatgtttatatataaatatatgcggtggcccctagagacaaagcacgtacaaactccaaaaagcacatacaaactccaaaacacatttctagcgttgactgaacttccaaaacagagctacctagatcacttaaattacacagttgaaagcatatgtgtattgtttgtgtatttatacacaagcactcatatatattcaaataattcaaaaatatgttcatttacctgttactaccacacaccaaatccggtcattggtacttgctggcttgtgtagccactaggtaacaaaagctcaacactgcgcctagcatcctggagcacttctgttgtcttttgtacgtgttttggagtttttatgtgcttcggggtttgtacgtgcttcggagtttgtacgtgctttggagtttgtacgtgttttggagtttgtatgtgctttggagtttgtacttgttttggagtttgtgacACGGTTTTGTAaacggactcaggcgcagaccagGAGACCTTTGCAGAAACTGatagtgcgtttatttacagtggtgtcACCGGGTGATTATATATATACAAGGTGCTCGGGGAAGGGGTCCGGGGCTCCAGGGGGAAGGGTCCAAAACCACACTCTTTTCCACTCCAGTCGCTCCTCTCACTCACTCGGGGGTACAAGGACGGGTCCGGGGGGAATCTATGCATACACAGAGAAAATCCAGTCAGCACAAGATCATAAGGAAACTCACAGACTAGACAGATTGCTGAAGCACTAACGCGGGTGactcaacgttccagcgacgAGTAGTGTAGGTCTACCATCTTAAAAAGCCCTTCTGATTGTAGTAACCAGCGCCAGGTGGGATGATGAGCACAGGTGTGTGGGCCAGGGGCGGAGCCCACAGTGAGCACCGCTGTGGCCggggaaagagggagagagagcacaagaacaaaacaaatgttgcCAAACACGGAATCAACCGGTGAGGCACGGGGACCGTGacagtttgtacgtgttttggagtttttacgtgttttggagtttgtacgtgctttggagtttttacgtgttttgaagtttgtatgtgctttgtctctaggggccaccgtaaatatacttttatttattccttccacataaaatgtaataaataaatcatataatacaaaaaccaactattcacatttcaacttttaactatttaaattttcaaacaaatttaaagtgaaacaacacaaaacactgcaaaccacaacacaattaaatataaattaaaatatgaaaacaaaaagaagatgcacattctctgtcatatgggcctgcatgaataaactttctgaatcctttatcatccgcaactgaaaatagttgtggatgattactatacctttctaatgtgacgttgttgtccctggctctctttctctctctctccctcccgctctgttcctgtgctactgcgagtgtaactaccgcccctccccctcttcccagcgtaagaacaaggctcgcgtgcggagtgaagcggaaaaaaagtgcgagagagagggtgagagaaagggggaaaaaaaaaaccacggctcgcgataaggagccggctcgcgtcgttcacgtcaaagacccggctctaagagccatttcgttcgcgaacgacccaTCACTACTGAGCCAAGGTGCCAGGGTGTAGTATTTCCAGGTGCACACCTTTGTGGGTCCATCCCAAAGAATGCAGCTGGTTTTAAATGgcagagaaggaaagaaaacccTTTTTTCCATTTCACTCAGCCGCTGCTGGTTTACTTCTATTAGCCATGAGGATGATTGAATAAAATGCCACTCGTGTTTTTATTCTCGTGTAAAATCCCATGCTGTGAATCCCATCAAAGCCACAGTACTGCATTGCAAGGAGACAAATTACACTtgaattattcttttttttgtgtggccCACACTCTAACTTCATTTGCCCTGTGACAGCAGTGAGAGTTCATGTCATTTTTAGTTATACTTAAGCTTTTATCAAAGACAACTTGTCCACATTCTGTGCTCCAGCTATTCAAATATGAAGACTCGCTGTGCGACTCTCTGTCActgtaaacagaaagaaaaactgtgCTGACTGTTGTGATCTCTGCCGGAGACATCCGAGCACTAgatgtctctgtttttcttttcagttgcAGTGCAGGTACTGACCTAAATGTGATTCACTGGATAAATCACACCAGAGTTCAGTGTACTCACCTCactctttcagtgtttttctactTCTCTTGCCTTCCATATAGACTAACACTCAGCCATACTTGTTTTACACCACTGACTTGATGAATACACTTTCTTTAATGTTTATGTTACTAGAGTTTTGCTTTCTAAGTTATCACCTTGTGATTTCTACCAGTCCTTGTCACAGTATTTGAATCCAGCTGTGGCACTGTCTGAACTATGTATTGCATTATTTACATCCATATGCTTTTAAACTAGTCATCAAATACGTGTGTAACATGTAACACACTAAAATTTAAATCTACATTGGAGGCATGACCACGTGATTTGAAAACCTGCTCAGTAATGTAGTTGCATAATCAGCCAATTATGTCATGACCACACAGACATAGTTAAGGGATTTAGTTCTTAAAAGATATGTAACTCAACATTAAGCAACTGAGCTCTGGAGTCACATGTCAAAAGCTAAGCCTTGTCAACTTTATTTATCGTATTTAAACAGCATATTTCATACAGCAAATTGCTTAAGATTTTGATGATTCTCAGTAAAAGTCATAACATCATCAATGCAAAATATGTACAAAACAGCATCTAAGTAATTATTCAGTGTACAAAAACAATGTTTGAAtttgatggagaaaaaaagaagtcaatCTTCTAGTTCCACTTTTTGTTAtattcttaaaaaaatatatatatacagaaaCTGAAAGCACTCAATAGAAAATTAAAGGTAGTCCAATGTTCCTGATTCTATGTAACAATGCAGACTGACTGTATATGAAACATTTGAGTAACTGTTAGCAAAAAAAGCTGAAGAGTTTTCGCTGGGACTACTACCAGTGATGCCAACGAAGAAGactgttaaataaagaaaacaccaagagagagaaaatgcCCGAAAACAAAAGTAACAAACAGCTTCAATAAAACATCTGTTGtgcctctgtgtttgtgtgtcgaGCCATGATTCACTTCAGAATGTGACCAGACCAGAGTCACACTCGCACACAATTCACAGGAAAACATGACGCATGCACAGAAATATCAGAGAATGACTTAAaacatgttacatttttaaaactgtgataGAAAGAAatttctttatttacaaaaaaaaaagaagcataaaaCTAGCAGTACACAAAGAGACAGCCAGTTCACTGTTCTCTTACTGTACAGCAAAAAATTGAGTCAACTACGCTTGTATACTGTGAGCTAATGTGTGCATAAACCACCACGCCTGCTCAGAATCTTAATCAGGGGAATAAGCTGCTTATCTCGTCTTTATCCTAACGTTATAAGTTACTTAAGACAAAAATTCAGAAAATCTGAACCTCTAAAACATATATTTAGGGTGCACTCTGTGAAATGTTTGTCCAGTTCTCTATATACGTAGAATAGGACGTTTgcatacaaatctttttctgAGCAGTGTTCAAACTTTTTAAAGATTAACCCCACAAATCTCTGTCCCTACTCAAAAGGATCTAAAACTATTCCTCCCAAACAGATTACTCTTTCACCCTAATTTTGCTGTTTCATGGGGGTCCATTTTGTTATAGCTAGGTCCCCCCCTCATGTAACAAAGCTGGTGCTTTGTTACAGGTTGGACGCTTTAGTCATCGTAGTCCCTCCTTGGGGGCTTACTGTTGGGCACCGGTGGTCTATCACGGTCACGATCATCATAGCGGTTGTCATCACGGCGACGATCTTGGTAACGGCGATCGTCATCGTAGCGCTCGCGGCGGTCACTGTAGTCGCTGCGCCGATCGTCGTAGTCGCTGCGCCGGTCGTCATAGTCGCGGCGTCGATCGTCATAGTCGCTGCGTCGATCGTCGAGGTCGCGCCGTCGATCATTGTAGTCGCTGCGTCGATCATTGTAGTCGCTGCGGCGGTCGTCATAATCGCTGCGGCGGTCGTCGTAGTCGCTGCGGCGGTCGTCGTAATCGCTGCGGCGGTCGTCGTAATCGCGGCGATCTGGCTCACTCTTTTCCTCAGTGCGTTCAGTCCTCTTGACACTGGAGTCCTCATAACTGTCCTTCCCCTGCCCTTCAACACGTCGACCCTCACCATTCCTATCCGGCTCCTTGTCGTGGTACTCCTCCCCCTCACGAACTCTAGAAAGCAGAAACAACATTCAGACATGAAGGGTGGAGAAATAATTGGGAGAAACGATGTGGTTTATTCGGctgatttctttttaactaTCTGAATTATATGTGATCTGCATGCAATCAGAGCTAATGAATCTCACCAACAGATTCAAGTGGCTGCCAGAAAAATCACAAACGCTTTGCAAAAGCTACTTATGTGAAGGATgcaagtttattttcttttatttttaatcctcAGATTAAGAAATCAAACAGACATTGAATTCAAAACAGATATGACATAGACTGCAAGAAAACGGAGCGATGCATGTTTTTGCACCATCTCCTATGTGTTAATTGCTTGTATCTATAATAAAGAGGAACATTACCCCATGGCGTATTCCTCATCTTTGTTCTTCTTTCggcaacagcagcaacagatgACGATGATGAGTATAACCAAGGCAGCAGCAACTCCACCAATTATTCCTGCAGTGGAAGCAATGTTCATGGATGCTGCAGGGTTGAGGACAGACAGGTTAAGAGGAGGAACATTATAGGGGTTTGCATCATAATTTAAagtaaagatttatttattgaaataatgtttttattcttaaatGTTTGTCTTACGTGGCATGACTGAGAGGGTGAGGTTGCAGGTAGCAGCGCGGATCTTGTTCTGTGAGGTGCAAATGTAGTATCCTGATGTATCTTTGGAGATATTATACAGAGACAGGATGCCATCctctgaaacacaaaaaatagtCACATATACTGAAAAATATATGATCTCTATCTCTGGCCATCTATGACTGCGCCAAGCGTGGGTAGTGGGTATTCTGAAGAAGGTTAatgagtaataaataaatacagggtGTGATAGAGAAGAATTAAACCGTAGATCTGAGTGGTATCATTGTTGGCCTGTCTTTCCTCTGCGTCTCTGCCACTtctccttaattttttttttttttataaaatagaCACTCAGCatggacactgaaaaactatttgtaacaaattaaaacaaagctggatttaatcttttttacaaatatttaagCATTGCCTTATTAGTGAAACCAAACTGAAGCAGAGACTAAATACCAGTCACTGTTGAGACAATTCTGAAACTCCTGTGGTTTTTCATCTTTAGAATGTCCTTCATGTTACCCCTCTGCTCACTTTCTTTCACTTTCATCATGTTTAATATGCTTCAATATTAAATACCAAACAGTGGCTGTGAAACAAAAGTTAAGCTCACTTGTACACCAAGCGTAGCGTCGCTCTGATCATGTCCACATTTGTTCTTGTTAGCAAAGATTAGTAAAACTTTACGTGGCATAGATTTGGAAGGATCAGAATGTTACTTACTGTCAGTGGTTTTGGGCTCTTGAGGGACAGACTGATTCTGCACGTTAAAACGTTTCCAGCTATAAGTGGGCGTTGGAGATCCTTCTGCAGACGCACAGGTTAAGGTGATATCCTGGCCATACTGTGCTGTTCCCTGGATCTTACAGGCGGGTGTAGAGGGAGCCACTAAAAGAAGACAAATATAAATGTAGTGTGATTACTTTAGTAATGGAATGCAAGACGTACAGGAGATGGACTCAGCAACAGTCATATCTCTGAGCAGCACGAGGAAGCCCACAATCATTTCAAAACATACATATACAGGATACAGTAAGTGTTGAAACATGCACAGACACtctctttaataattcattgcattaaaaataacCAACATATCAGAACATATAAAGGTTAAACATCAGAGTGTAACATCTTATAATATATAAATGCAGAAACAACAGCTGACATATTACCTAGAACCACCAAGTTTGTGGTGGCAGATGGTTTGCCCTTCTTGTCACCTGGGATCTGCACACGACACTCAAAATTTCTATTGTCAGCTAGTGAGATGGAGGAAAGCTTCAGGTTAGCCTTGCTCTGAGTGACATCTACATCCAGGGACACCCGACTTTCATAGTCAGTGTCTATGTCTGTAGTTGGGGAAGGACCATGATAGTAGGTGGCGATCGGGGTCTGTTAGAAAATGACAGGAttagaagaagaataaaaaacacaatgacATGTTTGCATctcatgtttttaatatttatttagagAGACTCATAAAGATAGGTAGATGCCAACCTCTTCAATGGGTGTTTGCTGACTAAAAACAGACCAGGTGATGACGACTAATGTCTGGGAGCTTATGGGAGTTGTAGTTGTAAAGGAGCAGGGCAGTGTGATGTTGTCCCCTCTGGCATACTCATACTGACTTTGGGGGATGGTAACAGTAACGGCACGGACACCTGACAGCACTGTCATggacataaaaacaaatcagacaGATCAATATAAAGCACTCTCAGCTATCCTGTATCTGTAAAAACACTACGTTCTGATATTTGTCTTCATGGATTCTTTACTAATAATGGTTCAGCAGCAGAAAATCAAACTTGACCAATAACTCACTGCTCCACCCTCACATCCACCTACTAAATAAACCAAGCTTGAAAAAGGAACTTATGATTATTATTTGATTCATATTAAGTAAAAAAACAGAGGTATGTTACAGCCATCCACTGAGTGTCAGCTCAATTTTGAAGCAAGTTCCGTGTACAAAAgattaacaggaaaaaaaaatcggTTCTTACTTTCGAAAAAGCTtgccattaaataattattttcatgAGTTTTATTACTACTTCATTTGCTTAGACTGGAATATGATACTTTAAAAGCCATTTAATAATAAGAATGCCTTCTAATCAGGCTTCTCGGGCCTGCTCCCTTTTTTAGTCGGCGATCCTGACGGTGCGCAAACAGGTGTGGCAGCTCGATGAGgcgcaaaagaaaaaaacgttTATTTTAAAAGATACTCACTCAGACACAGAAGCGTCAAGGAAAAGTTCCTCTTCTCCATGGCAAACACGTACTTACTTCAAACTAAAACCCACTGACTCTTCAGTATTTACTTATTTCCTTTCTAAGAAATATAGAAAATCAACACACATTTGCATCGAAACCCGACAGGCCTGCGAACAATGATGCGCCCGCTGCCTCCGGTTGACTGATAGCGCTCCCTGCCAATCACGTCACCTTTGGAGGTTCAGGTGACATTTTTGTTCCGCCCACCTGACGAGTTTTAGCTTGTCCTTTGCTCCAGCATACCTGCCTTTTCAGGGACACTCTATTATTTAGACTCGTCTCAGGATTTGACAACAAGTTCATTTCCACCACAGGcctaatttaaaaatattaaatgccCACTTTTGACAGTTGGACCTCGAAATCTTTAGTTTGTCTtcttgagagaaaaaaaaatgaaaatcacaCTTTAACTTTTTAAGTATctcctttattttattatttcttgtttatttgtttttgttttggaacatttggttttattttgtatgaGCGAGAAAAACGAGGGGCGTTTGAAAAACGGCTGAGCAAACCAAACACTTACAGTCTGAGTAGGCGGTGCGGTTGTTTCCCCGTCAAACTGGTTTGACAGGAGTTATCACCCAGAGGCATCACACGCAAAGGCGCAACGCTGAAACTAAAACCAAGTGTGCCAAGTGTCTCAAaatcagccattttaaaatggctgattTTGAGATATTAATTAAAAGGACTGTGTATCTTTGGGGTTGTGTGGGACTCAGCCTTAATTTCCGTGTGTGTGTCCAATAATCCTTTATGATTTAATGTATAAATATAGCCAAattgaacaaaaagaaaaaatgggaCTGACCCAAAGATGGAAGCCAGTGTGTTATCCGTGCTGCATGGGCATCAATGGCGGCCTGTTTAGCTTTATTATTACGATTTTTAGCATTAAGTTCTGGTGACTATAACTCAGTTACCAACTCCATTATCAGAAGGCAACAAGTGCAAGAACTAAACCCTAGCCACATCCCTTTTTATTGTGCAACCTGCACAATTAAAATATTGCTGACGAGTTCCTGTGTTGACTAAATGTCATCAGTTGTAGCTTTACAGCtgaataaaaactgataaaaataaTTGTGCTTCTCCAAAACTTGTGCAAAGTAAGCACTGTAATCAAATAAAGACATGACACCAACAATGTCATCTGATATTTTGTAGGCATGAGTCTGATACCGTTTGTGTCATGTCAGCTGACTTCCTCTATCACAGTGTAAGGATACAGTGTTTTTCCACGCTCTCCTTCAGGTCTGTCAGGTGGTTTGTTAGTTTCTAAGTGCAATAACCAGTCATAGTCTCCCAGTATAGTTGGTCTGGCTCTGTCTATATTAGGGAATTAGAATTGAGCATTTTGATTTGATGTTCTTTTTCTCACAGTAACATAACTTCTGATATTTTTTAAGTCGTATTTAAAAAAGGTCATGGCATATTTTTATTCCTTCCCTGCTACTCACTGACTTCCTGGCTTTCACTTGCCCTTGATGTTGTTTTTGCTACCCAACCATCTCCTGtcccaaaaaattaaaactgcAATTACCAGttggtaaattaaaaaaacaagcctCAGTCAGCAACACTGCAAAGAAAGCCGGCACAGCTGATAAAATCGAAACTGATTCAAACAGAAGGCTACCTAAAACCCAATTGTAACACTGAAACACAACCAAGGAAgtagagaaaataaaagtgtATGTCTATATTTAACTGATGTGTAACACATAGTGTGAGAATACTTTCATGGTTATCATCTGCATGTGGTACAACAAGGGCACTGTTGCCACTTCCTCTTGGTGAGGAGTGCCTTTTTTGACTTTGTTAGGGAGCAACAACAGTTAGGTCTCAGCAGAAAACAGATAAACATTTTTCTCACGTTGCTGAGCATAATAACGTATATTTTTAACTTTCAAAAAGACTGTGATCATGTCATGAGTGTACCTGCATCAGCTTCTTTATGCGCTGTCACTCACTGGGTGGTTCTGAACATGAAAAACGGAATCCGGGTACAGTCAGTGTTGTTGGTTTAGAGGTTTTGTTAAGTCACCCATGTGGTTGTCTTTCAGTTAGGTTTTCCAGACCGGAAGGCCTGACTAGCAGTTTCTGCTCTAATTCATCTCAACAGAGGGTTCtatcaggactctgtgcagacCAGTCCAGTTCTGCATCAAACTCACttatccatgtctttatggaccttgctttgtgcactggtgcaaGGCACTGATGTAAGGCTGTGACGAGCTGCGTGCCCATTGAAAAGCTTTCCTAGGAGTGCTCTGTGCACTGTTCTTGAGCTGAAGGCCACATAAAGTTTGGAAAGCTGTAGTAACtgaggctatgtccacacgtacacgggtatttttgaaaacggagattttccgttttcgttttaaaaaataatcccgtccacacgtaaaggcagaaatgaaggaaaacgctgctaggaacatgccaaagcagcaggtggcgctatattcctaaccgtgtagaaatgttggccaatcagaagtctagaagcctcggtgggaaatagtaaacaaagatggggcatagaagcagaaccgagtccaatgtgtggagggacagtaactgtgtgtgtatatgtaagcatttaaacactgcggagaggacaattaacagtaacagtactgtagaaattcatttcaccgaaacaacaaCGTGGCGCACACTGTGACGTCAAAacaggcgcacacctttgacactgcgttttctccgtttttctcgtccacatgtaaatgcaaaaacggagttttagaaaatatccaccctggccggagtttttagaaatctccgttttcagtgaccgaaaacgccgtttacgtgtggacgaaaggtgcaaacgcatagaaaaatctgcgttttcaaaaatacccgggtacgtgtggacatagcctgaCTCTGCAAGATTTTGGTGATCTCTGCGTCCTCTGCTCTAACCCTGTACagataaatataacaaaaaacagagttaacgataaaaactattaaaaaataatgataaaacccgataaaaaccctgaaaaccataaatttcacacccgagcctcaccGGTGGTAGTCCATGCCCCCATCTTTTCTCCTAATgccctttttcttgttttcttgacTTTATTATCTCACCTCCACATAATGGCTTCAGACCTCACTACAGCATATACCTGGCAGTTCTTCAGAGCAACATGAATTAGATTAGATATGTTCTTTATCCGTGACACCTTGCTAGGTTtgtggttgatttttttctgtgtttgtaccTGTGAAATCTGTGTAGAATAAATGTTTCTGTGGATCAACCATAATTGGTCTCTCACAGTTAAACTTTCTGCCTGACTGCTTGCATCCATTGGCTCTTTTTTCTCCCTGATGCCTGTGAGGTTCCATTATGGTGTGGCAACTAAGAGTTCATCGAGACATCACGTTCTGGAGGAACCTGCTGGGTAACTGGCAGATTTGAGGCCTCAGGGAAAATCATCTGGTTAGTAGATAAGTGCACAAGATCTCATATACAatcccgatcaaaagtttaaggccacttgaaaaatggcagaaaatcatattttgcatggttggatcttaacaagtttccaagtagagcttcaacatgtaACAacaagaaatgggagtgagacaaaacatttttttgagaaTGCAATTTATCAAAAACaatgcttaaactgaaacaggctcttttacagctgatcaaaggtttaggaccacatgcctttaaaacGCCAAATGTGTGCAAAAATGAGGGTTCATTgacattttctgtcaggtagtcacactgtcatgatgttctgatggcaaaggcaAAAAGCATTCCCTTTTTGAATATGGTCAGGTTGTTGAATGACATAAACAGTaatttggaatttcttaaatgatcctgagagtcatggaacaaaaaagtcaggtGGAAGACCCAAAAATATTTCACCGGCACTGAGCGGGAGGATTCAGTTGGCTGTCTGTCAAGACACTGCACGATCCTCGACCCAAACTAAGTCCATCACTGGTGCCGACGGCAGCCCTGTAACAAATCAGACGGCATCTGAAACTGAAGGGCTTAAAAAAAACCATCTTCAATCCCTCGTCTCCTTGAATGCCATAGAACTGACCGTTTGGACTTTGCAAGAGGGCAGTAGTTTAAAATAACTGACTGAAATTTTCTGCAGGTTTAAAAGACTTTAGATCGCAGTCTGCAGTGACAAAGGTAATCACCCACACAGCCACTATGCAGTATAGTAACTGATGCTAATTTTAAGATTTAATAACTTTATTAATGGTGGCATTGTAACATTTGGCACAATATATGCATTCATGCCACCCTCATAATGAACCTTAGAAATGCTACTAATCCATTATGTTGTCATGTAGCGCCACCTTCTGACTGAAATTAAATTTCATGACTAATATCCCACAAGGGTTATTCCTTCTCAAATCAACAAAGGTTTTCTGTCTGAATGGTATACATTTGCCTTTTGCAAAAAGGCTAAAGAAAACATGTTGATTGCTTTTGACATGAAAATCCTCCATTCTATTCCACTTACCCTTATCAGGATCATGGGGAGCTGGAGCTTATCCCAGCAAGAGGTCACCAATCTGctacaaccaccaccaccatgctgACCAAGTAGCACCAGAAAAACAATAACATCAGTAGATAGTATAATCTGAAAGGAACAACAACTCCATCTGGAGTTTCCAGATGATCCACCATAGATCACGATAAACGCATGCAGTTGGAAATACACAAGTGCAAATAGTTTTGCTACATTAATAGTCTCATATACTGTAGGCCAAAAGCACAGCATTTGAAGAACCTCCTCTCTTTGCGTTTCTAGTGACTGTTATTAATTCAGCGTCCATTGGATGGCGCATTACTATCAAGACATACATAATAAGTTGAGCCGCAAATATGGCAACATTTAAAAACTAGTAAATGAAAaatcttttcaaaataaaactcagcAAATGACTACATATGCTCTGTAGAAGATCAAACAGAGAAGATATAAGTTAATTTCTGTAATTGTGACTGATTTTTCAATATTTTCCACTTAGGCCttatacaaaaacaacaagaaaatgatacattttGACAATATAGCATGCGCATGGTAAAccaaatgtttaatttttataGTGCCCTCTTGAAATAGATGAATCTCATAATCTAAGAGTACCTTCCATATAAAGCATCAGTATCTATATGTGTCATCACATATATAGTCACAGACTTGATGAACCCCACACTGGGGAAATTCATTTCCCCAGTAAATAaagaattgtaaaaaaaaaaaaaaaaataaataaaatgtaaatacttTACAGATACTATACACTCTGTTGTGGGATTGAAGG
The sequence above is drawn from the Pelmatolapia mariae isolate MD_Pm_ZW unplaced genomic scaffold, Pm_UMD_F_2 NODE_ptg000483l+_length_43295_cov_1, whole genome shotgun sequence genome and encodes:
- the LOC134623233 gene encoding cell surface A33 antigen-like; translation: MDYHRVRAEDAEITKILQSQAMSTLLSGVRAVTVTIPQSQYEYARGDNITLPCSFTTTTPISSQTLVVITWSVFSQQTPIEETPIATYYHGPSPTTDIDTDYESRVSLDVDVTQSKANLKLSSISLADNRNFECRVQIPGDKKGKPSATTNLVVLVAPSTPACKIQGTAQYGQDITLTCASAEGSPTPTYSWKRFNVQNQSVPQEPKTTDKDGILSLYNISKDTSGYYICTSQNKIRAATCNLTLSVMPPSMNIASTAGIIGGVAAALVILIIVICCCCCRKKNKDEEYAMGVREGEEYHDKEPDRNGEGRRVEGQGKDSYEDSSVKRTERTEEKSEPDRRDYDDRRSDYDDRRSDYDDRRSDYDDRRSDYNDRRSDYNDRRRDLDDRRSDYDDRRRDYDDRRSDYDDRRSDYSDRRERYDDDRRYQDRRRDDNRYDDRDRDRPPVPNSKPPRRDYDD